One region of Quercus lobata isolate SW786 chromosome 2, ValleyOak3.0 Primary Assembly, whole genome shotgun sequence genomic DNA includes:
- the LOC115976454 gene encoding uncharacterized protein LOC115976454 — translation MPLCLLSTRPPSSLTLITCHASPGALRTHPSPPSTTSLSLPPTPPPSLTCALHCPHFQSCSGCTHEFNLHRPIIVDEATDFFKTLGVSDFTFDTCRLWEWRCRAKLAVRGSAESPLIGLYQEGTHNVVDIPQCKAHHPNINAAVELLRRGITELNVEPYDEDQGTGDLRYVQMAVTTYNTSLPASERYRNGKVQVSLVWNSRNENSPNSEKLNALANFLWRNGGPKSNVHLIHSVWANFQTSTNNIIFGNRWRHLLGERDFWEHVGGIDIALAPSSFGQANTRAFDILLRKLQKYVPFGASVADLYAGAGVIGLSLAATRKCRSVKCIEINKESKLSFEKTADRLPKIVDSSISWHHADASKEPLSWMVGSDVIVVDPPRKGLDTSLVDALQNIKSVKHKAKSSSESPHEVKDEKRPWILRAREDSVQIGSKTTSVDSQALPETLIYISCGWDSFKEDCKLLLSSKAWHLEKAHGYNFFPGTQSIEVLAVFKRGQGGLKKKKLGKKKKKRL, via the exons ATGCCTCTGTGCCTCCTCTCTACTCGCCCACcctcctctctcactctcatcaCCTGCCACGCCTCCCCCGGCGCACTGCGCACCCACCCTTCCCCTCCTTCCACGACATCCCTTTCTTTGCCCCCAACCCCTCCTCCCTCGCTAACCTGCGCCCTCCATTGCCCTCACTTCCAATC gtGCTCCGGGTGCACTCACGAATTCAATCTCCACCGTCCGATCATCGTCGACGAAGCCACCGACTTCTTCAAAACCCTAGGTGTCTCAGACTTCACCTTCGATACTTGTAGACTG TGGGAATGGCGGTGCCGTGCAAAACTCGCGGTTCGCGGCTCGGCGGAAAGCCCTCTTATCGGGCTTTATCAGGAGGGTACTCACAATGTAGTAGACATTCCTCAGTGTAAAG CTCACCATCCCAATATTAATGCTGCAGTCGAATTGCTTAGACGAG GAATTACTGAGTTGAATGTTGAGCCGTATGATGAGGATCAGGGAACGGGTGATTTGCGATATGTTCAG ATGGCGGTGACAACATACAACACATCCCTTCCGGCCTCTGAAAGATATAGAAATG GTAAAGTACAGGTCTCTCTGGTTTGGAATTCGAGGAATGAGAATTCCCCCAATTCTGAAAAACTTAATGCCTTGGCCAAT TTTCTATGGAGAAATGGTGGACCAAAGAGCAATGTCCATTTAATCCATTCTGTGTGGGCTAACTTTCAGACATCAACTAACAAT ATAATTTTTGGGAATAGATGGAGACATCTTTTAGGAGAGAGAGACTTTTGGGAACATGTTGGAGGAATTGATATTGCCTTGGCTCCATCCAGTTTTGGCCAAGCAAACACACGG GCTTTTGATATCTTGCTCCGGAAGTTACAGAAGTATGTTCCTTTTGGTGCATCTGTTGCTGATTTGTATGCAGGAGCTGGTGTAATTGGATTATCATTAGCAGCCACTAGAAAATGCAG GTCTGTCAAATGCATTGAGATTAATAAGGAATCAAAGTTATCTTTTGAGAAGACAGCTGACCGCCTACCAAAAATTGTAGATAGCAGCATCAGTTGGCATCATGCAGATGCTTCAAAG GAACCTCTTTCTTGGATGGTGGGATCTGATGTAATTGTGGTTGATCCTCCTAGAAAGGGACTGGACACATCTCTTGTTGATGCATTACAGAATATAAAATCAGTGAAGCATAAAGCTAAATCATCATCTGAAAG TCCACATGAGGTCAAAGATGAAAAGAGACCATGGATTTTGCGTGCAAGGGAAGATTCAGTTCAGATTGGAAGCAAAACAACTTCAGTGGATAGTCAAGCACTACCTGAAACCCTTATTTATATAAGTTGTGGGTGGGATAGCTTCAAAGAG GATTGCAAGTTATTATTGTCTAGTAAGGCATGGCATTTGGAAAAAGCCCATGGTTATAATTTCTTTCCTGGCACCCAGAG CATTGAGGTTTTAGCTGTGTTCAAGAGGGGTCAAGGAGGcctcaagaagaagaaattgggaaagaaaaagaagaaacgcTTGTAA